In the Tissierellales bacterium genome, one interval contains:
- a CDS encoding alpha/beta fold hydrolase, translating into MDYPIVFVPGLFGSLGNDVIKGTGDFSFGFAERVYTPFIEILNSMGYEEGVDLFISHYDWKKSVLDSVEKYLFSDVEKAKKKTGKDKVIIIGHSLGGLLGRAYMSYFNPYSVEKLIMIGTPNLGAINAYYFWSGGEVPYSKVEDNLLYNGLKLGFILYYDLFKDANHIEALRGMFPVAKDLLPSYGYGDYLFWEDNRIKKGVSIEGMSINNSFLNGLENRPVDQSKLFIISGKGSYTNKEFIVDINRKGRRKIKWADGKPINIYKTNYGDGTVTTRSTIGHLGGNKIILEGNHTDILYKSKEHLSSILGRPLMKEVKEEKIEKVYIILTENCDRININTSTANIISNRNIEIIDSRVQAVNLAENTFGIMVAGDEDLKVEIDAKPVRRRRPKVYRTVIGK; encoded by the coding sequence ATGGATTATCCTATAGTTTTTGTACCAGGACTATTTGGTTCTTTAGGTAACGATGTAATAAAGGGAACTGGAGATTTTTCCTTTGGATTTGCTGAAAGGGTTTACACCCCGTTTATAGAAATATTAAATTCTATGGGGTATGAAGAAGGTGTAGATTTATTTATCTCCCATTATGATTGGAAAAAATCAGTATTAGATTCAGTAGAAAAATATTTATTTTCAGATGTAGAAAAAGCTAAAAAGAAAACAGGAAAAGATAAAGTAATAATTATAGGACATAGTTTAGGGGGATTATTGGGAAGAGCATATATGAGCTATTTCAACCCCTATTCTGTTGAAAAACTAATTATGATAGGAACCCCAAACTTAGGTGCTATAAATGCTTATTATTTCTGGAGCGGGGGGGAGGTTCCTTATTCAAAGGTAGAGGATAATCTCCTCTATAACGGATTAAAATTGGGGTTCATACTTTATTATGATTTATTTAAGGATGCTAATCATATAGAAGCTCTGAGAGGTATGTTTCCTGTTGCTAAGGATTTATTGCCTAGTTATGGATATGGGGATTATTTATTTTGGGAAGATAATAGGATTAAAAAGGGTGTTTCCATTGAGGGTATGTCTATTAATAATAGTTTTCTAAATGGGTTAGAAAATAGACCTGTAGATCAAAGTAAATTATTTATTATAAGTGGAAAAGGAAGTTATACGAATAAGGAATTTATAGTAGATATAAATAGGAAAGGTAGAAGAAAAATAAAATGGGCAGATGGGAAACCTATAAATATATATAAAACAAACTATGGTGACGGTACTGTAACCACCCGTAGTACAATAGGCCATCTAGGTGGTAATAAAATAATTCTAGAGGGGAATCACACTGACATATTGTATAAATCCAAGGAACATTTATCATCTATTTTAGGTAGACCTTTAATGAAGGAGGTTAAAGAAGAGAAAATAGAAAAAGTATATATTATTTTAACAGAAAATTGTGATAGAATAAATATTAATACTTCAACGGCTAATATAATATCCAATAGAAATATAGAAATTATTGATAGTAGGGTCCAGGCTGTAAATTTAGCAGAAAATACTTTTGGAATTATGGTTGCAGGAGATGAAGATTTAAAGGTTGAGATAGATGCGAAACCAGTTAGAAGAAGAAGGCCAAAGGTTTACAGAACAGTTATAGGGAAGTAA
- a CDS encoding HD domain-containing protein, protein MKVYFLKYDKQDVYGHTLNVIEELYNIQQQFGYIEEGSEVACYCHDLGRVVQNNHIIRFCIENNIHICEEEKQVPSILHQKVSAFIAEKVFNIKNRIILEAIGYHTTSRKNPSITEIEVFLADKLSWKADWSRKLVREIREALKDSKEKAIFHYLSYLNSNKENLQLFHKDSMEAYYYFKRNNVNEYILK, encoded by the coding sequence ATTAAAGTATATTTCTTAAAGTATGATAAGCAAGATGTATATGGACATACACTAAATGTTATTGAAGAACTATATAATATTCAACAACAATTTGGATATATTGAGGAAGGGAGTGAAGTAGCCTGTTATTGTCATGATTTAGGACGGGTAGTTCAAAATAACCACATAATTCGATTTTGTATAGAAAATAACATTCATATTTGTGAAGAGGAAAAACAAGTACCTTCTATTTTGCATCAGAAGGTATCGGCCTTTATTGCAGAAAAAGTATTTAATATAAAAAATAGAATTATATTGGAAGCTATAGGATATCATACAACTTCAAGAAAAAATCCTAGTATTACAGAAATTGAAGTATTTTTGGCAGATAAACTTAGCTGGAAAGCAGATTGGTCTAGAAAATTAGTACGTGAAATTAGAGAAGCATTAAAAGATTCAAAGGAAAAAGCAATCTTTCACTATTTATCCTATTTAAATAGTAACAAGGAGAATCTTCAATTATTTCATAAAGATTCTATGGAAGCTTATTATTATTTTAAGCGAAATAATGTTAATGAATATATTCTTAAATAA